One segment of Nevskiales bacterium DNA contains the following:
- a CDS encoding glutathione S-transferase N-terminal domain-containing protein, whose protein sequence is MSKPITLYTAATPNGHKVSILLEELGVPYEVVHINLLKGDQRKPEYLKLNPNGRIPTIVDHENSDFAVFESGAILIYLAEKYGKLLPKDVKGRSTVIQWVMFQMGGIGPMQGQANVFFRYLPEKIQIAIDRYQHETKRLYRVIEKRLEGRDYICDEYSIADIACWPWMKIHKWAGVQIDDLPNVQAWLKRVGERPAVQRGVAVPAENAKAEDIVKAAQAIVQR, encoded by the coding sequence GCCCAACGGCCACAAGGTCTCGATCCTGCTCGAAGAGCTGGGCGTGCCCTACGAGGTGGTGCACATCAACCTGCTCAAGGGCGACCAGCGCAAGCCCGAGTATCTCAAGCTCAACCCCAACGGCCGCATCCCGACGATCGTCGATCACGAGAACAGCGATTTCGCCGTGTTCGAGTCCGGCGCCATCCTGATCTATCTCGCGGAGAAGTACGGCAAACTGCTGCCGAAGGACGTGAAGGGCCGCTCCACGGTGATCCAGTGGGTCATGTTCCAGATGGGCGGGATCGGGCCGATGCAGGGCCAGGCCAACGTGTTCTTCCGCTACCTGCCGGAGAAAATTCAGATCGCCATCGACCGCTACCAGCACGAGACCAAGCGGCTGTACCGGGTCATCGAGAAACGCCTGGAGGGCCGCGACTACATCTGCGATGAATACTCCATCGCCGACATCGCCTGCTGGCCCTGGATGAAGATCCACAAGTGGGCCGGGGTGCAGATCGACGACCTGCCGAACGTGCAGGCCTGGCTCAAGCGGGTCGGTGAACGGCCGGCGGTGCAGCGCGGCGTGGCGGTACCGGCAGAGAACGCCAAGGCCGAGGACATCGTCAAGGCGGCGCAGGCCATCGTGCAGCGCTAG
- the ppk1 gene encoding polyphosphate kinase 1 → MTPSQAQASAPAPAPVSPAPAAATPDLAAPELYLNRELSLLEFQRRVLAQAQDESLPLLERLKFLCITSTNLDEFFEIRVAGLMQRVELGSAQTDADRLSPQELLRQIGARAHELVEAQYAVLNDSLIPALQTAGIRFLRRKQWTPEQAAWLRKYFESELLPVLSPIGLDPAHPFPRILNKSLNFIVSLHGRDAFGRNSGYAIVGAPRSLPRLVQLPPAETGSGPHDFVFLSSIIHQHVKDLFPGMRVTGCYQFRVTRNSDLFVDEEETEDLLRAVEGELSSRRYGDSVRLEVAHECPEQLCNYLLERFQLQGEDLYKVKGPVNLNRLMAIYDMVDRPDLKYPAHSPRLSPALAPGGDIFGEIRKQDILLHHPFDAFLPVVEFLKQAAADPQVLAIKQTLYRTGAQSAVVDALVAAARAGKEVTVVVELRARFDEAENIGLATRLQEVGAHVVYGVVGYKTHAKMTLVVRREDNGLRNYVHLGTGNYHPRTARQYTDYGLFTAQPAIGQDVHKLFLQLTSLGKASRLEKLLDAPFTLHKGLLEKIQRETEHAREGRPARIIAKMNALVEPEMIRALYAASIAGVSIDLIVRGMCCLKPGLPGVSENIRVRSIVGRFLEHTRVFYFQNGGNPEYWCASADWMERNFFRRVETCFPIESKPLQKRIWQDLQLYLEDNAQAWELTADGAYRRIMPAAGEEPRSAQQRLMAEQTPS, encoded by the coding sequence ATGACTCCGAGCCAGGCACAGGCCTCCGCTCCGGCGCCCGCTCCCGTCAGCCCGGCGCCGGCCGCTGCCACGCCCGACCTGGCCGCGCCGGAGCTGTACCTCAACCGCGAACTGTCGCTGCTGGAATTCCAGCGGCGCGTGCTGGCGCAGGCGCAGGACGAGTCGCTGCCGCTGCTCGAGCGGCTCAAGTTCCTGTGCATCACCTCGACCAACCTGGACGAGTTCTTCGAGATCCGCGTCGCCGGCCTCATGCAGCGCGTGGAGCTGGGCTCGGCGCAGACCGACGCCGACCGCCTGTCGCCGCAGGAGCTGCTGCGCCAGATCGGCGCGCGCGCGCACGAGCTGGTCGAGGCGCAGTACGCGGTGCTGAACGACAGCCTGATCCCGGCCCTGCAAACCGCCGGCATCCGCTTCCTGCGCCGCAAGCAGTGGACGCCCGAGCAGGCTGCCTGGCTGCGCAAGTACTTCGAGAGCGAGCTGCTGCCGGTGCTGTCGCCGATCGGGCTGGACCCGGCGCATCCGTTCCCGCGCATCCTCAACAAGAGCCTGAACTTCATCGTCTCGCTGCACGGCCGTGATGCCTTCGGCCGCAACAGCGGCTACGCCATCGTCGGCGCGCCGCGCTCGCTGCCGCGCCTGGTGCAGCTGCCGCCGGCCGAGACCGGCAGCGGGCCGCACGACTTCGTGTTCCTGTCCTCGATCATCCACCAGCACGTCAAGGACCTGTTCCCCGGCATGCGCGTGACCGGCTGCTATCAGTTCCGCGTCACGCGCAACTCGGACCTGTTCGTGGACGAGGAGGAGACCGAGGACCTGCTGCGCGCGGTGGAGGGCGAGCTGTCCTCGCGGCGCTACGGCGACAGCGTGCGGCTCGAAGTCGCGCACGAGTGCCCGGAGCAGCTGTGCAACTACCTGCTGGAGCGTTTCCAGCTGCAGGGCGAGGACCTGTACAAGGTCAAGGGGCCGGTGAACCTCAACCGCCTGATGGCGATCTACGACATGGTGGATCGCCCGGACCTCAAGTACCCCGCGCACAGCCCGCGCCTGTCGCCCGCGCTGGCGCCCGGCGGGGACATCTTCGGCGAGATACGCAAGCAGGACATCCTGCTGCACCATCCCTTCGACGCCTTCCTGCCGGTGGTGGAATTCCTCAAGCAGGCGGCGGCCGACCCGCAGGTGCTGGCGATCAAGCAGACGCTGTACCGCACCGGCGCACAGTCGGCGGTGGTGGATGCGCTGGTCGCCGCGGCGCGCGCCGGCAAGGAAGTCACCGTGGTGGTCGAGCTGCGCGCGCGCTTCGACGAGGCCGAGAACATCGGCCTGGCCACGCGCCTGCAGGAAGTCGGCGCACACGTGGTGTACGGCGTGGTCGGCTACAAGACCCACGCCAAGATGACGCTGGTGGTACGGCGCGAGGACAACGGCCTGCGCAACTACGTGCACCTGGGCACCGGCAACTACCACCCGCGCACCGCGCGGCAGTACACCGACTATGGCCTGTTCACCGCCCAGCCGGCCATCGGCCAGGACGTGCACAAGCTGTTTCTGCAGCTCACCAGCCTGGGCAAGGCCTCCAGGCTGGAGAAGCTGCTGGATGCACCGTTCACGCTGCACAAGGGCCTGCTGGAAAAAATCCAGCGCGAGACCGAGCACGCGCGCGAAGGCCGTCCGGCGCGCATCATCGCCAAGATGAACGCGCTGGTGGAGCCCGAGATGATCCGCGCCCTGTACGCAGCCTCGATCGCGGGCGTGAGTATCGACCTGATCGTGCGCGGCATGTGCTGCCTGAAGCCCGGCCTGCCCGGCGTGTCCGAGAACATCCGCGTGCGCTCCATCGTCGGGCGCTTCCTCGAGCACACGCGCGTGTTCTACTTCCAGAACGGCGGCAACCCGGAATACTGGTGCGCCAGCGCCGACTGGATGGAGCGCAATTTCTTCCGCCGCGTGGAAACCTGCTTCCCGATCGAGAGCAAGCCGCTGCAGAAGCGCATCTGGCAGGACCTGCAGCTGTACCTCGAAGACAATGCGCAGGCCTGGGAGCTGACGGCCGACGGG